Part of the Cohnella candidum genome, GGCGCTCGATTTGGGCGCGAACATGGACGCCAAGCCCGAGCATTTGCTGCAATACGCCCTCATGGGCAGTCTCTACCGGCAGAAGGCCCACGGCATGGCTCAGCCGCGCGTGGGGCTTCTGAACGTCGGCACGGAGGCCGCCAAAGGCAACGAGCTGACCAAAGAGGCGTTCGAGCTGTTCGAAAACGCGCCGATCCGCTTCGTAGGCAACGTGGAGGCGCGCGACGTTCTCGACGGGGTGTGCGACGTGCTCGTCTGCGACGGCTTCTCCGGCAACATCATGCTGAAGGCGATCGAAGGCGCGGCCGGCGCCATTTTCAAGGTGCTCCGCCAGGAACTGACTTCCACCTGGAAGTCCAAGCTCGCGGCGGCGATTTTGAAGCCCGGCTTCGGCCGCGTGCGGAAGAAAATGGACTATAACGAATACAACGGAGCTCCGCTTCTGGGCTTGAACGGTCTCGTCGTCAAGGGTCACGGATCCTCCGACTCGCGGGCGATGCTGACGGCGATCAAGCAGACGCGCACGGCTCTGTCCGGCGGGCTCATCGAGGCCATTAAAGGCGAATTCAGCGGAAAGTGAGAGAAACGGCATGGGCGACATTTCCGTCGGCATTCTCGGAACGGGCAAATACGTTCCGGAACGCAAGTTGACGAATCAAGATTTGGAACGAATGGTGGACACGAACGACAACTGGATCGTGACGATGACGGGCATTCGGGAGCGGAGGATCGCGGATGCCGCGCAGGCCTCTTCCGATCTGGCCTACGAGGCTTCCCTCCGGGCGCTTGCGTCGGCCGGCTTGACCGCCGAGGACATCGACCTGATCATCGTGGCGACGATTACGCCCGACATGTTTTTCCCGTCGACGGCGTGCCTGCTGCAGGACCGGCTGGGCGCCAAGCGGGCGGCTGCGTTCGACCTGTCCGCGGCGTGTTCGGGCTTCATTTACGGCTTGGCTACGGCAACGAGCTTCGTGAAAACGGGCATGTACCGCCGCATCCTCGTGGTCGGGGCGGAGACGCTGTCGCGGATCACGGATTACACGGACCGCAACACCTGCATCCTGTTCGGCGACGGCGCGGGAGCCGTGGTGGTCGGCGAAGTGCCGGAAGGACGGGGCTTCAAATCTTTCGAACTCGGCGCCGACGGCTCGGGCGGCGATCTGCTCCGCATTTGCGGCGGCGGCTCGCGCCTGCCTTCCACCGAGGAATCCGTCGCGTCCAAGAAGCATTTCCTTGAGATGAACGGGCGCGACGTTTTCAAATTCGCCGTGCGCGTCATGGGCACCGCCGCCGAAGAGGCGCTGGCCAAAGCCGGGCTCGCCAAAAGCGACATCGACCTGCTCATTCCGCACCAGGCGAACATCCGCATCATCCAATCCGCGCTGGAACGGCTGGAGCTGTCTGCCGACAAAGCGATGGTCAACATCGACCGCTACGGCAACATGTCGGCCGCTTCGATCCCGGTCGCGCTCGCCGAAGCGGTGGAAGAAGGCCGCGTGAAAGAGGGCGACGCGGTCGTTCTCGTCGGCTTCGGCGGCGGTCTTACGTGGGGCGCTTCGGTTCTCGTTTGGTAAATTCGGGTCTCATCGATATTTTTAGGAGGTAACGAGGTTGGGCAAAATCGCATTCGTATTCCCCGGCCAGGGCGCGCAGGCGGTCGGCATGGGCAAGGACGCTTATGAGCAGACGCCGGAAGCGAAAGATATTTTCGACCGCGCGGACGCTGCGCTCGGATACCCGCTGAGCCGGCTCGCGTTCGAAGGGCCGGAGGAGGAGCTCCGCCAGACGGCGAACACGCAGCCGGCCTTGCTGACGACCAGCGTAGCCCTGCTCGAGGTGTTCAAGGCGCAGGGCATGAAGCCGGATTTCGTTGCCGGCCACAGCCTTGGCGAATACAGCGCCCTCGTGGCGGCGGGCGTCATCGGCTTCGAAGACGCCGTTCGGCTCGTCCGGGCGCGCGGCCAATTCATGGAGCAGGCGGTCCCGGGCGGCCAAGGCGCGATGGCGGCCGTGCTGGGCGCGGACCGTGAGCCGCTCGAAGCGCTGTGCCGCGACGTGTCGGAGAAAGTCGGCCTCGTGGAGCTGGCCAACGTGAACTGCCCGGGGCAAATCGTCGTCTCGGGATCCGCCGAAGGCGTCGCCGCGGTCGGAGAGCGGGGCAAGGAAGCGGGCGCGAAACGCGTCATCCCGCTGGAGGTCAGCGGCCCGTTCCACTCCTCGCTCATGCAGCCTGCGGCCGACCGCCTGGCCGGCGAGCTGGCCGGCGTAACGTTCAAGGACGCCGAGGTTCCCGTCGTCGCGAACGTCAACGCGTCGCCGGTCACTTCCGGCGCCGAGCTGCGGGATTTGCTGGTGAAGCAGGTCGTTTCGCCCGTACTGTGGGAGGATACGGTACGCTTCCTGATCGGACAAGGCGTCGACACGTTCGTGGAAATCGGTTCCGGCACCGTGCTCGCGGGCTTGATCCGCAAGGTCGACAAGTCCGTGCAGGTCCTATCGGTGAACACCGCCGCTTCCGCATTGGGGCAAGCGTAACCGGTTTACACCCGGCTCAATCGGTTTATTAATCCAAGGAGGTCTTCACATGGCCATGTGGGATTTGACGGGCAAAACGGCTCTCGTAACGGGCGCGTCCAGAGGGATCGGCCGGGCCATCGCCGTCGCCCTCGCGGAAGCGGGAGCGGACGTCGCCGTGAACTACGCCGGCAGCGAAGCCGCCGCCGCCGAAACGGTGAAGGCGGTCGAAGCGCTCGGCCGCAAGGCGGTCATGATCAAGGCGAACGTGGGCAAAGCCGCGGAGTTCGACGCCATGGTCCAATCCGTGCTGGAAACGTTCGGCAAGCTGGACATTCTGGTGAATAACGCCGGCATTACCCGTGACAACCTAATCATGCGGATGAAGGAAGAAGAGTTCGACGAAGTCATCGAGACGAACCTGAAGGGCGTGTTCAACGGCATCAAAGCCGTGACGCGCTCCATGATGAAGCAGCGCTCCGGCCGCATCATCAACATTTCTTCCGTGGTGGGTTCGCTCGGCAACGCCGGCCAGGCCAACTACGTCGCCGCGAAAGCCGGCGTCATCGGCTTGACCAAATCCGCCGCCCGCGAGCTGGCGTCCCGCGGCATTACGGTCAACGCGGTCGCGCCCGGCTTCATCGGCACGGACATGACCGACAAGCTGCCCGCCGACATGAAGGAGAAACTGGAGAAAGAAATCCCGCTCGGACGGATCGGCCGGCCCGAGGAAATCGCCTCCGCGGTGCTGTATCTGGCCTCCGACGCTTCGTCCTACATGACCGGCCAGACGATCCACGTCGACGGCGGCATGTACATGTAAACGGTTATAGGTCAACCGGAACTTGCATCTTTCGACGTTTCCGTTTACGCTTACTTGTATGGCTTTTTGTCCATGATTCACGTATAATACGTTAAGGGAGGTGAACCGGATGTCCGATGTTTATGATCGCGTGAAACGCATCGTCGTCGAACGCCTGGGAGTGGAAGAGGCGGAAGTTACCGCCGAAGCATCCTTCAAAGACGACTTGGGCGCTGACTCTCTCGACGTGGTAGAACTCGTGATGGAGCTCGAAGACGAATTCGACTTGGAGATCTCCGACGAGGATGCAGAGAAGATCACAACGGTGGGAGAAGTCGTAAATTACATACAATCTCATTCGTAATGGTCGCCAAGGTCCCGTTCGTAAGACGGGACTTCTCCACATTCAAAGCGTCTTTTACCCTGAAGAGGTGAACTGGTTTTGGCACACCGCGTCGTTGTGACCGGGATGGGAGTCGTGACTTCCCTCGGCACGGATATCCCGAGCTTTTGGAATAACCTTCTCGAGGGCAAATCCGGCATCAGCCGGATCGAGGCATTCGATACGTCAGACTATACGACCAAAATCGCGGGGGAGATCAAGAACTGGACCCCCGAGGATTTCGGATTGGATAAGAAGATCTCGCGCAAAATGGACCGTTTCGTGCAATTCGGCGCGGCGGCCAGCTTGATGGCGCTCAAGGATTCCGGACTCGAGCTTGGCGTGAACGCGGATCCCGAGCGGGTCGGCGTTATCGTCGGCTCCGGCATCGGCGGTCTCGGCACTTGGGAAGACCAGCACACGATCTTGATGGAGAAAGGCCCGAAACGCGTAAGCCCTTTCTTCATTCCGATGATGATCGCCAACATGGCCAGCGGCCAGGTTTCGATGCTGACGGGTGCCAAAGGGCCGAACACGACGGCGGTGACCGCGTGCGCGACGGGTACCCACTCGATCGGCGATTCCTTCAAAATGATCCAGCGCGGCGACGCCGACGCCATGATCTGCGGCGGCGCGGAAGCGACCATCCGGCCGATCGGGCTGGCGGGCTTCTGCTCCATGCGGGCCATGAGCACGCGCAACGACGAACCGGAGAAAGCAAGCCGTCCGTTCGACGTGGACCGCGACGGTTTCGTCATGGGCGAAGGCTCGGGCGTTTTGATCCTCGAGTCGCTGGAGCATGCGCAGAAGCGCGGCGCGCACATCTACGCCGAAGTGATCGGCTACGGCATGAGCGGCGACGCTTACGACATGGTCGAACCGGATCCGGACGGAGCCGCCCGTTCCATGGCCCGTGCCATTAAGGATGCCGGCATCGCGCCGGATGAAATCGAGTATATCAACGCGCACGGAACGTCTACGCCGGTCGGCGACCTGTCGGAAACGACGGCGATCAAGAAGACGTTCGGCGAACACGCCTACAAGCTCGCCGTCAGCTCCACGAAGTCGATGACCGGGCACTTGCTCGGCGCGGCAGGCGGAATCGAAGCGGTGATCCTGGGACTTACGCTCCAGAACGGGGTCATTCCGCCGACGATCAACCTGGATCACCAGGATCCGGAGCTGGATCTCGATTACGTGCCGAACGAAGCCCGCCAAGCGGACGTCAAGACGGCGCTGTCGAACTCCTTCGGATTCGGCGGACACAACGCGACGATCGTCATGCGCAAATACGAAGCCTAATCGGCGCGGATTCTACGGCGACGCAGGCGGCCGGTGCCGCTTGCGTCGTTGTCGTTTCCGGAAAGATGAGGAAAGGCGGTGCGGCAAGCATGAAAGAACCTTTTCGCAAGCTTCAGGAACGGACGGGCATTTCGTTCCGCAATGCCGGCCTGCTGCGCCAGGCATTTACCCATACGTCTTACGTGAACGAGCAGCGGGGCGCCAGAACCTCCGACAATGAACGTTTGGAGTTTTTGGGGGACGCCGTTTTGCAATTGACGGTTTCGGAATATTTGTACCGCCGGTTTCCGGACAGGCCGGAAGGGGAACTGACCCGCTTGCGCGCGAGCATCGTTTGCGAGCCGTCGCTTGTCCGTTTTGCCGAAGCGCTCGAATTCGGGCAGGTCGTGCTCCTCGGCAAAGGGGAGGAGCTGACGGGAGGGAGAACGCGTCCCTCCCTGCTGGCGGACGCCTTCGAGGCGTTCGTCGGAGCTCTTTATTTGGATCAGGGTTTGGAAACGGTCCGGGATTTCCTGGAGCGGCACATGTTTCCCCATTTGCCCCGGGACGGCATGGCTCCGCTCAAGGATTACAAGACCGAGCTGCAGGAACGGGTGCAGCAGCTCGGCCAGGGACCGCTGGATTATAAAATCATCGAGGAGCGGGGACCCGCGCACGACCGGGAATTCGTCGCCGTCGTTCACGTCGGGCAGAAAGCGCTCGGCAAAGGCGCGGGCCGTTCCAAGAAGGAAGCGGAGCAGCAGGCGGCGTCCGAAGCGCTCCGCGCGCTGTCCGACGCATAGGCTCTTCCGAGAGATTCGACTATGGGGTGAATGAAGTCCATGTATTTGAAAAGAATCGAGCTTGCCGGCTTCAAATCGTTCGCGGACCGTACGGAACTGGAATTCACGCGCGGCATCACCGCCGTCGTCGGCCCGAACGGCAGCGGCAAGAGCAACATTTCCGACGGCATCCGCTGGGTGCTCGGCGAGCAAAGCGCCAAATCCTTGCGCGGCGGCAACATGCAGGACGTCATCTTTGCCGGCAGCGACACGCGGAAGGCGGTCGGCTTCGGGGAAGTGTCGCTGACGCTCGATAATACCGACAAGGCTTTGCCCCTCGATTTCAGCGAAGTGACCGTCACCCGCCGCGTCCATCGGAGCGGGGAGAGCGAATACCTTATCAACAAGCAGCCTTGCCGGTTAAAGGATATCACCGAACTGTTCATGGACACGGGGATCGGCAAGGAAGCTTATTCGATCATCGGACAGGGCCGGATCGAGGAGATCCTCAGTACCCGGTCGGAGGACCGCCGCGGCATTTTCGAGGAAGCGTCCGGCATCGTCAAATACAAAAGCCGCAAAAAGGAAGCGCAGAAGAAGCTGGAGGACACGGAGGGCAACCTTCTGCGGATCCACGACCTCGTCAGCGAGCTGGAGAGCCAAGTCGGCCCCTTGCGCCGGCAGGCGGAGAAAGCGGAGCAGTTCAAGGAACTGAAGGAACAGCTCAAAAACAAAGAGATCGCGCTGTACGTCCAGCAAATCGAGGGCGTGCACGCTTCGTGGAAAGATTTGAACGAACGGCTGGCCTCCCTCCGCGAGGAAGAGACGCTGCTCGGCACCTTCGTCAGTTCGCATGACGCGATGCTCGAGGAAGACCGCCAGACGCTGCTCAAGCTGGAGGAGGAGCTCGCGAGGCTGCAGGACGAGCTGCTTCGCTGCAGTGAGGAAACCGAGAAATCGGAAGGCTTCGGCGAGGTGCTGAACGAACGGCGGACCAACCTGGAACGCAACCGCGAAGGTTTGCTGGAGTCGATCGCTTCCGCGGAGCAGCGGCTCGCCCAGGCTTCCGAGGAAGCGGAGACGCTGAAAGCGAAACGCGCCCAGGCCGAAGCCGAGCGGGCGGAACGCGCGGCCTTCCTGTCGTCCGAGGAAGAGAAGCTGGCTTTGGCGGACGGAAGCGAAGAAGCCGAGAACAAGCTCAAGGCCGAGCTGTTCGAGGTCATGAACGCGATGGCGCAAGCTCGCAACGAAATCCGCTATGGTGAAGGCCAGCGCGAAATGCTGGAGCGCCGCATGGCCAGAATCGCCGAAGAAGAGGCGAAATGGAGCCAGCAGCGGGAGGAGCTTGAAGCCCGCCGCGCCGGCGCCGAGGAACGTTTGGCGGCCGCCGCCCAGGCGCTGGTCGAAGTGCGCGACCGGTTCGTGTCCGAAGGCGCCAAGTCCGGCGAATTGCAGCGTAAAGTGGAAGAAGCGCAGGCGAATTCCCGCCGCTGGGAGCAGAAACGGGAAGCGCTGGTGTCCCGGCGCGATACGATTAAGGAATTGCAGAACGATTACGACGGGTTCCAGCACGGCGTCCGCGAAGTGCTTCGGGCGTCCAAACGCGGGCAACTGCACGGCGTGCACGGCGCCGTCGCGGAGCTGGTCAGCGTGCCGGCCCACCTGGAGACGGCGATCGAGACCGCGCTGGGCGGCGCTTTGCAGAACATCGTCATGGAGGACGAGAAGTCGTCCCGTACGGCCATCGCTTACCTGAAGCAGCGGCAGTCCGGGCGCGCGACGTTCCTGCCGCTCGACGTCATCCGCCCCCGCTATTTGAACGACGGCGACCGGCGGCAGCTGGAGCAAGCCGAGGGCTTTATCGGCATCGCTGCCGAGCTCGTCGGCACCGAGAAGAGATATGAAGGCATCGTCGGGAACCTGCTCGGCAACGTGCTGATTTCGGAGACGCTCGAGCAGGCGAACCGCATCGCTTCCCGCATGCAGTACCGTTACCGCGTCGTCACGAAGGACGGCGACGTCGTCAACCCCGGCGGCTCGATGACCGGGGGCAGCCTGCAGAAGAAATCCGCAAGTCTGCTGGGCCGCCAGCGTCAACTGGAAGAGTTGGAAAAGGAAATTTCGGAGGCGGAGTCGGCGCGCGAACGCGCGAAGGCGGAAGTCGACGATCTGAAGAAAGAACTCGCCCTGACCGCGCAGAATATCGAACAGCTGCGCGAGGCTGGCGAGCGGGAGCGGCTGAGCGAGCAGCAAGCGTTCGCCGATCGCCAGCGGCTGCTGGACGAGCAGAACCAGCTCGAGGAGCAGCGCGCCGCGCTTGACGGCGAGAAGGCGGATTTCCAAGCGGAAGCCGGCGGGCTGGCGACGGAACGGGGCGAAGCGGAAGCCCGTCTGGCCGCGCTCACCGAAGAGGAACGCGGAATCCAGGAGCGGATCCGCGAAGCGGAGGAGCTTCGCCGCCGCACGTTGTCCGAGAGGGAAGAGCTGCAGTCCGGGCTGACCGAGCTCAAGATTCGGATCGCGCGGTTGGAGCAGGACATGGCCGCGATGGACGAACAAGGGTCGCGGGTCCGCGCCGAGCTGTCCCGTTTGGCCGCCGACCGCAAAGTGCTGGCGGAAGCGCTCGAGCAGAACGCGGCCGAATCGGCGCGGACGGCCGAGGAAACGACGGCGCAGCGGGAACGGCTTAATGAGCTGCGGATTCAGCGGAAACAATTGACCGAAACGATCGAGTTCAAACGCGCCGACCGGGCCGAGCGGCTCAAGGCGCTCGAGATCAAGGAAGGAGAGACGAAGGAGCAGCGCACGAAGCTGAAAAGCGTCGAAGAAGCGCTGCGCCAATCCGAAATCGCCGAAGGCCGGCTCGACGTGGAGCTCGAAAACTTGCTCCGCAAGCTGAGCGAGGAATACGAAATCGGGTTCGAGCTGGCGAAGCAGCGTTATCCGGTGCCGGAGGACCCCGCCCAAGCCCAGAATGAAGTCCGCGAGCTCAAACGGAAGATCACGATGCTTGGCGACGTCAACCTGGGCGCGATCGAGGAATACGCCCGCGTGAGCGAACGTTTCGAATTCCTGTCCGGGCAGAAGAACGATTTGATCGAAGCGAAGACGAAGCTGCACGGGATCATCCGCGAGATGGACGAGGAGATGTCCAAACGTTTCCTCACGACCTTCGCCGAGATCCGCAAGCATTTCGTCGTCGTGTTCTCGCGCTTGTTCGGCGGCGGCAGGGCCGACCTGGTCCTGACCGAGCCGGACAGCCCGCTCGATAGCGGCATCGACATCGTCGCGCAGCCGCCGGGCAAAAAACTGCAAAACCTGCAGCTCATGTCCGGCGGAGAACGGGCGCTGACGGCGCTCGCGCTGTTGTTCGCGATCCTGAACGTGAAGCCCGTTCCGTTCTGCGTGCTCGACGAGGTCGAAGCCGCGCTCGACGAAGCGAACGTGGCCCGTTACGCGCAGTACATGCGGGAGTTTTCGGAAACGACGCAATTCATCGTCGTCACCCATCGCAAAGGCACGATGGAAGAGGCGGACATGCTGTACGGCGTCACCATGGAGGAAGGCGGCGTGTCCAAACTCGTCTCCGTCCGCCTGGAAGAGACGGACGATCTCATGACCGCCACGGCTTAATCGGTTTGGAGGTACTGGAATGAGCTTTTTCAAAAGATTGAGGGAAAGCATCGCATCCAAGACGGAGGCGGTGACAAGCAAGTTTAAGGAAGGTTTGGCCAAAACCCGCTCCGTGCTGACGGACCGCGTGGCCGAGCTGTTCACGCGCAGGCAGAAAATCGACGAAGCTTTCTTCGAAGAGCTCGAAGAAATTCTGATCGGCGCCGACGTAGGCGTGAATACCGTCATGGAATTGATCGACGATCTGCGCACCGAAGTAAAGAAACGCAAAATTGACCAGCCTTCCGAACTGCAGCCGATCTTGTCGGAGAAGCTGATGGATATGTTGCGCGGGACGGGAGAAGAAACCGGCATCCGGATGAATCCGGACGGCATCACGGTCATCCTGTTCGTGGGCGTGAACGGCGTCGGCAAAACGACGACGATCGGAAAACTGGCTTGGAGGTTCAAGCAACAGGGCAAGTCGGTTCTGCTGGCGGCTGGCGACACGTTCCGCGCGGGCGCGATCGAGCAGCTGGAGGTATGGGGCCAGCGCGTCGGGGTGGACGTGATCAAGCAGGAAGCGGGCTCCGACCCAGCTGCCGTTATGTACGACGCGGTGCAGGAAGCCAAGCGTCGGAACGTCGACGTGCTCATCTGCGACACGGCGGGCCGGCTGCAGAATAAGGTCAACCTGATGGAGGAGCTCGCGAAGATCCATCGCGTCATCCAGCGGGAAATTCCCGGGGCGCCCCACGAGACGCTGCTCGTGCTGGACGCCGCGACGGGCCAGAACGCCCTGCAGCAAGCGAAGCTGTTCGGGGAGAAAAGCGGCGTGACGGGGCTCGTGCTGACGAAGCTGGACGGCACGGCCAAAGGCGGCATCGTCATCGCGATCCGGCACGAGATGTCGCTGCCCGTCAAGTTCGTCGGGCTCGGCGAGAAAATGGACGACCTGCAGGAATTCGACGCCGAGCAGTTCGTGCATGCGTTGTTCGCCGGCTTGGCCGGCGCGATTGAGGAAAACGAAGAAAATTAAAGAAAAACGGCCGTATGTTTCCGGTGTAAACGGAAACATGCGGTTTTTTTTGCGCGATTATGGTGTAATCATTTCTTGACTCGGGAGAGGCCGGACGATAATATACTTCGTATGCGAAATATTCGGGTGCGAAGGATGGGAGGAAATGGATGAACAAAATCCGATCATCCGAATAACGAATTCACTGCGGGAACTGAACCAGACCTATTTCCAGACGACGCGCAAGGAAGCGGAAGCTTGCGGCATCACCCAGATTCAGTATCTGATGCTCCGTTTGCTGAAGCAGTATCCCAAGATCGGGCTGAACGAGCTTTCCGAGTTGATGCACACGGGAGCCAGCACGGCCAGCGGGGTCGTAGACCGCCTTGTCCAGGCCGGTTTGATCGAACGCGACAGATTGGAAACGGACCGCCGCGCCGTCGTGCTCAAGCTGAGTCCCGAAGGGGAACGGCTGGTAGAGGTGACGAGCGAACGGGTGCTGAAACGGTTGTCGCCGCTGCTTTCGTTGTCGGAAGAGGATATCGGACATCTGCTGCGGATTCACGCGCAAATCGTACACATTTTGCAAAAAGCCAGAGAGGATTCGTGAACATGGAAGCTGTACAAAATCAAATCAGAAGGGCGCCGATCGTGGCGTCTTTGCTTATCGCGGCATTCGTGGCGATTTTGAGCCAAACGCTGCTCAACGTCGCGCTGCCGAAAATGATGGTCTCCCTCGGAGTATCCGAAACGACCATCCAATGGTTGATTACGGGCTACATGCTCGTGAACGGGATCCTGGTCCCGATCAGCGCGTACTTAATCGAAAAATTCACTACCCGCCACTTGTTCATCGCGGCAACCGGATTGTTTACCGCAGGCACGATCATATGCGCGGTTGCTCCGGGCTTTGAAGTGCTGCTGGTAGGCCGTCTGATTCAGGCAGCGGGCGCGGGCATCTTAATGCCGCTCATGTCGATCGTGTTCCTGACGATTTTTCCGATCGAACAGCGCGGCAAAGCGATGGGGATGATGGGTCTCGCCATGATTTTCGCTCCGGCCGTCGGTCCGACGCTGTCGGGCTGGGTCGTGGAGCATCATTCCTGGCGCGTGTTGTTCTACATCGTGCTGCCGCTCACGCTGTTCGGCCTGATTTACGGTTCGTTCGCCATGAAGAACGTCACCCGCAATTCGTCGCCTAAGCTGGACTATCTCGGCGTCGTTTTCTCCACGCTCGGTTTCGGCGGGCTGCTGTACGGATTCAGCGATGCCTCCAATCCGGACGAAGGCTGGGGTAGCTCTCGCGTCATCGCTTCCATGATCGTCGGCGTCGTCTTCCTGATCCTCTTCGTATGGCGTGAGTTGAAAGCGAAGAAGCCGATCCTGGAGCTTCGCGTGTTCAAGTATGACATGTACTCGCTCACCACCATCATCAACATGATCATCACGATGGCCATGTTTTCCGGCATGATCCTTCTTCCGATCTTCCTGCAGAACATCCTGGGCTTCTCGCCGCTGAAATCCGGACTTCTGCTGCTCCCCGGAGCGCTGCTCATGGGCGTCATGTCCCCGATCGCAGGGGCGCTGTTCGACAAAATCGGCGCGCGCTGGCTGGCCGTATTCGGCCTCGCGGTTACCGTCTTCACGACGTTCGAGCTCAGCAAACTGACGACGGATACGACGTACGGACATATGCTCTTGCTGTATACGCTCCGGATGTTCGGCATGTCCTTCCTGATGATGCCGATCCAGACGGCCGGCATGAACCAACTGCCGCAGCGCCTCAACGCGCACGGATCGGCGATGTCCCAGACGCTGCGGAACGTCGCGGGCGCACTGGGCACCGCGTTCCTCGTCACCGTCTTCTCGAACAAGGCGGCGAGCTATGGCAAGCAATTGATTCTCGAAGCGAAAATCAATCCGCAAGACGCCGCCAATGCCGCGAAGGTGAAAGAAATCACCGCGGTCGCGACGGTTCACGGCATCAATTTCGCGTTCCTCGTCGCCACTTGGATGACGGTCGCCTCCCTCGTGCTGGCGTTCTTCATCCGGCGCACGAAACCGCATGTCGAGGCGGTTACCGTCAAAGAAGGCCATGTGGCCGAATCTGTTGCGAAATAAACGGCATTGCCGACGGATGGTCCTTGCGGCCGTCCGTTTTTTTATGTACTTCCTGCTGTTAAGTACTTTCCCTTGACATCCGTCCGCGTTTCCCGTAACATGAGGTAGTGCATGTGACTGTAAAGTGTTTTTCCTTAACAGGGGGGACCTTTGATGCAGGGAGAGAACAGTCTCGAGAAGACGAACCGAATCAACGTCCTGTTCGACTTCTACGGCCCTCTTCTGACGGAGAAGCAGCAGACGTTCCTCAAATGTTATTTTCACGACGACTTTTCCCTCGGCGAAATCGCCGCGGAATTCGAAATCAGCCGCCAGGCTGTATACGAGCACTTGAAACGCGCAGAGCAAATGCTGGAGAATTACGAAGAGAAGCTCGGCCTCGCTTATCGGCATGAGAAGCTGCAGGAGGGACTCGACCAACTGGAGCACGAAATCGGCCGATTGCCGTCAAGCCAGCAGCGGCCGTTACTTGAAGCGGCCGCTCGATTGCGCGATTGACACGAATGCGATGATTGAAACGATTGAAACGATTGGATTGAAACCTTTCTTCGGATAAGGAGGGATCAGGCATGGCGTTCGAAGGATTGACATCCCGGCTGCAGAACGTGTTCGGCAAGCTGAGAGGCCGGGGCAAGCTGACCGAGGACGACGTTAACGAAGCGATGCGCGAAGTCCGGCTGGCTTTGCTGGAAGCCGACGTCAACTTCAAGGTCGTCAAAGATTTCATCGCCAAGGTGAAAGAGAAGGCCGTCGGGCAGGAAGTGCTTAAAAGCTTCACGCCCGCGATGGTCGTCATCGATATCGTTAACAAGGAATTGACCGAGCTGATGGGCGGCACCCAATCGAAGCTCGCGAAATCGAACAAGCCTCCGACGGTCGTGCTGATGGCCGGCCTTCAAGGCGCGGGTAAGACGACGCTGACCGGCAAGCTGGCGAACCTGCTGAAATCCCAGAACCACAAACCTTTGCTCGTCGCCGGCGACATTTACCGTCCCGCGGCGATCAAGCAGCTCGAGGTGCTGGGCGGGCAGATCGGCGTACCGGTGTTCACGCTGGGCGACCAGGTGAGTCCGGTCGAGATCGCCAAGCAGGGCGTACAGAAGGCGAAGGACGAAGGCCTCGATTATGTCCTTATCGATACCGCCGGCCGCTTGCAGATCGACGAAGCGCTGATGGAAGAGATCAAGAATATCCACGACGCGGTCGACCCGGACGAAGTGCTGCTCGTGGTCGACGCCATGACCGGCCAGGAAGCGGTCAACGTCGCGCAGAGCTTTCACGA contains:
- a CDS encoding DHA2 family efflux MFS transporter permease subunit, with translation MEAVQNQIRRAPIVASLLIAAFVAILSQTLLNVALPKMMVSLGVSETTIQWLITGYMLVNGILVPISAYLIEKFTTRHLFIAATGLFTAGTIICAVAPGFEVLLVGRLIQAAGAGILMPLMSIVFLTIFPIEQRGKAMGMMGLAMIFAPAVGPTLSGWVVEHHSWRVLFYIVLPLTLFGLIYGSFAMKNVTRNSSPKLDYLGVVFSTLGFGGLLYGFSDASNPDEGWGSSRVIASMIVGVVFLILFVWRELKAKKPILELRVFKYDMYSLTTIINMIITMAMFSGMILLPIFLQNILGFSPLKSGLLLLPGALLMGVMSPIAGALFDKIGARWLAVFGLAVTVFTTFELSKLTTDTTYGHMLLLYTLRMFGMSFLMMPIQTAGMNQLPQRLNAHGSAMSQTLRNVAGALGTAFLVTVFSNKAASYGKQLILEAKINPQDAANAAKVKEITAVATVHGINFAFLVATWMTVASLVLAFFIRRTKPHVEAVTVKEGHVAESVAK
- the ffh gene encoding signal recognition particle protein, with translation MAFEGLTSRLQNVFGKLRGRGKLTEDDVNEAMREVRLALLEADVNFKVVKDFIAKVKEKAVGQEVLKSFTPAMVVIDIVNKELTELMGGTQSKLAKSNKPPTVVLMAGLQGAGKTTLTGKLANLLKSQNHKPLLVAGDIYRPAAIKQLEVLGGQIGVPVFTLGDQVSPVEIAKQGVQKAKDEGLDYVLIDTAGRLQIDEALMEEIKNIHDAVDPDEVLLVVDAMTGQEAVNVAQSFHEKLELTGVVLTKLDGDTRGGAALSVKAVTGCPIKFASTGEKIDQLEAFHPDRMASRILGMGDMLSLIEKAQANIDADKAAEMERKMRNAEFTLEDFLEQMEQVRKMGPLDQLLDMMPGMGKLKNMPNFKVDEKQIARTEAIVKSMTRQEKQKPDVINFSRRKRIAAGSGTTVADVNRLLRQFEDMKKMMKQFSGLMGPGGKGPKGGMKALKNMMGKGKGGMKFPF
- the ylxM gene encoding YlxM family DNA-binding protein, coding for MQGENSLEKTNRINVLFDFYGPLLTEKQQTFLKCYFHDDFSLGEIAAEFEISRQAVYEHLKRAEQMLENYEEKLGLAYRHEKLQEGLDQLEHEIGRLPSSQQRPLLEAAARLRD